A window from Mycobacterium saskatchewanense encodes these proteins:
- the mptB gene encoding polyprenol phosphomannose-dependent alpha 1,6 mannosyltransferase MptB, with amino-acid sequence MAARHHSLSSSIASLHGDEQAVGSPLNATELTALRRTRLFGATGTVLMGIGALGAGARPVVQDPTFGVRLLNLPSRIQTVSLTMTTTGAVMMALGWLMLGRFALGSRRMSRGDLDRTLLLWVLPLLIAPPMYSKDVYSYLAQSQISLEGLDPYRVGPASGLGLSHVFTLSVPTLWRETPAPYGPLFLWIGRGISALTGENIVAAVLCHRLVELAGVGLIVWATPRLARRCGVAEVSALWLGAANPLLIMHLVAGVHNEALMLGLMLAGAEYALRGIDSPKLLPASWRPGPDWEPLGLLLAGAVLIILSSQVKLPSLLALGFVTMALAHRCGGNLRALLAAGGAMTALSLAVMAVVGWASGLGFGWIYTLGTANVVRSWMSPPTLLALGTGQVGILLGLGDHTTAVLGLTRGIGVLIITVMVTWLLVAVFRGRLHPIGGLGVALGVTVLLFPVVQPWYLLWAIIPLAAWATRPGFRVAAIVVTLVVGIFGPTANGDRFALFQIVDATLASTLIVVVLIALTYTRLPWRRLPGEGRDADLPPAAAAGSPAVAAATAEAPRATAAPDDAYADST; translated from the coding sequence ATGGCAGCCCGCCACCACTCGCTGAGCTCGTCGATCGCCAGCCTGCACGGCGACGAGCAGGCGGTCGGCTCGCCGCTGAACGCTACCGAGCTCACCGCGCTGCGCCGCACCCGCCTGTTCGGCGCCACCGGCACGGTGCTGATGGGGATCGGCGCGCTGGGGGCCGGGGCCCGGCCCGTCGTGCAGGACCCCACGTTCGGGGTGCGGCTGCTGAACCTGCCCTCCCGGATCCAGACCGTGTCGCTGACGATGACGACCACCGGCGCGGTCATGATGGCGCTCGGCTGGCTGATGCTCGGGCGGTTCGCGCTCGGCAGCAGGCGGATGTCGCGCGGCGATCTCGACCGCACGCTGCTGCTGTGGGTGCTGCCGCTGCTGATTGCACCGCCGATGTACAGCAAGGACGTCTACTCCTACCTGGCGCAGAGCCAGATCTCGCTCGAGGGGCTCGACCCGTACCGGGTGGGCCCGGCGTCCGGGCTCGGCCTGTCGCACGTGTTCACGCTGTCCGTGCCGACGCTCTGGCGGGAGACGCCGGCGCCGTATGGCCCGCTCTTCCTGTGGATCGGGCGGGGCATCTCGGCGCTGACAGGCGAAAACATCGTCGCCGCGGTGCTATGTCACCGGCTGGTGGAGCTCGCCGGCGTGGGGCTGATCGTATGGGCCACCCCGCGGCTGGCGCGGCGCTGCGGCGTCGCCGAGGTCAGCGCGTTGTGGCTGGGCGCGGCCAATCCGCTGCTGATCATGCACCTGGTGGCCGGTGTGCACAACGAGGCACTGATGCTCGGCCTCATGCTGGCCGGGGCCGAGTACGCGCTGCGCGGGATCGACTCGCCGAAGCTTCTGCCGGCCTCCTGGCGGCCCGGACCCGACTGGGAACCGCTGGGCCTGCTGCTGGCCGGCGCCGTACTGATCATCCTGTCGTCGCAGGTGAAGCTGCCGTCGCTGCTGGCACTCGGGTTCGTCACGATGGCGCTGGCCCACCGCTGCGGGGGGAACCTGCGGGCGCTGCTGGCGGCGGGCGGCGCCATGACCGCGCTGTCGCTGGCCGTCATGGCGGTCGTCGGATGGGCGAGCGGGCTCGGTTTCGGCTGGATCTACACCCTGGGCACCGCCAACGTCGTGCGCAGTTGGATGTCGCCGCCGACGCTGCTCGCGCTCGGCACCGGACAGGTGGGCATCCTGCTGGGCCTCGGCGACCACACCACCGCGGTGCTGGGCCTGACGCGTGGCATCGGCGTGCTGATCATCACCGTGATGGTGACGTGGTTGCTGGTGGCCGTCTTCCGCGGCCGGCTGCACCCGATCGGCGGCCTGGGCGTGGCCCTGGGCGTCACCGTGCTGCTCTTCCCCGTGGTGCAGCCCTGGTACCTGCTGTGGGCCATCATCCCGCTGGCCGCCTGGGCGACCCGCCCGGGTTTCCGCGTGGCGGCGATCGTCGTCACCCTCGTCGTCGGCATCTTCGGCCCCACGGCCAACGGCGACCGCTTCGCGCTGTTCCAGATCGTCGACGCGACCCTGGCCAGCACCCTCATCGTGGTGGTGCTCATCGCGCTGACGTACACCCGCCTGCCGTGGCGGCGGCTCCCCGGCGAGGGCCGGGACGCCGATCTCCCGCCCGCCGCCGCTGCGGGATCGCCCGCCGTGGCCGCCGCGACCGCCGAGGCCCCGCGAGCGACGGCCGCGCCGGACGACGCCTACGCTGATTCCACGTGA
- a CDS encoding helix-turn-helix transcriptional regulator, with the protein MRHTGVVKIPAASALAAGPVPDKQTRRAIVRLLVESGSITAGEIGDRLGLSAAGVRRHLDALIEAGDAESAPAAAWQQVGRGRPAKRYRLTSAGRAKLDHAYDDLAAAAMRQLRAIGGEAAVQTFARQRIDAILADVAPADGAAEADIEEAAERIAAALTEAGYVATTARVGGPIHGVQICQHHCPVSHVAEEFPELCDAEKQAMAEVLGTHVQRLATIVNGNCACTTHVPLTQTPSTAPSPRRDSTSNEGASL; encoded by the coding sequence TTGCGTCACACTGGTGTTGTGAAAATCCCCGCGGCATCGGCGCTGGCCGCCGGCCCGGTCCCCGACAAGCAGACCCGTCGGGCGATCGTGCGGCTGCTGGTGGAGTCCGGATCGATCACCGCTGGCGAGATCGGTGACCGGCTGGGCCTGTCGGCCGCGGGTGTCCGGCGCCACCTGGACGCGCTGATCGAGGCCGGCGACGCCGAATCCGCCCCCGCCGCGGCGTGGCAACAGGTGGGGCGCGGGCGGCCGGCGAAGCGTTACCGGCTGACGTCGGCCGGCCGGGCGAAGCTCGACCACGCCTACGACGACCTGGCGGCGGCGGCCATGCGGCAGCTGCGGGCCATCGGCGGCGAGGCGGCGGTGCAGACGTTCGCGCGGCAGCGCATCGACGCCATCCTCGCCGACGTCGCGCCCGCCGACGGCGCGGCCGAGGCGGACATCGAGGAGGCTGCGGAGCGGATCGCCGCCGCGTTGACCGAGGCCGGGTACGTGGCGACCACCGCGCGGGTGGGCGGGCCGATTCACGGCGTGCAGATCTGCCAGCATCACTGCCCGGTGTCGCACGTCGCCGAGGAGTTCCCGGAGCTGTGTGACGCCGAGAAGCAGGCGATGGCCGAGGTCCTCGGCACCCACGTGCAGCGGCTGGCGACGATCGTCAACGGCAACTGCGCGTGCACCACCCACGTTCCCCTGACCCAGACACCGAGCACGGCGCCCAGCCCGCGTCGAGACAGCACAAGCAACGAAGGAGCGTCGTTATGA
- the sufB gene encoding Fe-S cluster assembly protein SufB: MTLEVDKVAIEATEPLTQEQAIASLGRYGYGWADSDIAGASALRGLSEAVVRDISAKKNEPEWMLHTRLKALRIFDRKPMPNWGSDLSGIDFDNIKYFVRSTEKQAASWDDLPEDIRNTYDRLGIPEAEKQRLVAGVAAQYESEVVYHQIREDLESQGVIFVDTDTGLREHEELFRQYFGTVIPAGDNKFSALNTAVWSGGSFIYVPPGVRVDIPLQAYFRINTENMGQFERTLIVVDENAYVHYVEGCTAPIYTSDSLHSAVVEIIVKPGGRCRYTTIQNWSNNVYNLVTKRARAEAGATMEWVDGNIGSKVTMKYPAVWMTGEHAKGEVLSVAFAGEGQHQDAGAKMLHLAPNTSSNIVSKSVARGGGRTSYRGLVQVNKGAHGSRSSVKCDALLVDSISRSDTYPYVDIREDDVTMGHEATVSKVSENQLFYLMSRGLTEEEAMAMVVRGFVEPIAKELPMEYALELNRLIELQMEGSVG, translated from the coding sequence ATGACCCTGGAGGTCGACAAAGTCGCGATCGAGGCCACCGAGCCGTTGACGCAGGAGCAGGCGATCGCCTCGCTGGGCCGCTACGGCTACGGCTGGGCGGACTCCGACATCGCGGGCGCCAGCGCGCTGCGCGGGCTGTCCGAGGCGGTGGTCCGCGACATCTCCGCCAAGAAGAACGAGCCCGAGTGGATGCTGCACACCCGGCTGAAGGCGCTGCGGATCTTCGACCGCAAGCCGATGCCGAACTGGGGCTCGGACCTGTCCGGCATCGACTTCGACAACATCAAGTACTTCGTGCGCTCGACCGAGAAGCAGGCGGCGTCGTGGGACGACCTGCCGGAGGACATCCGCAACACCTACGACCGGCTGGGGATCCCCGAGGCCGAGAAGCAGCGCCTGGTGGCGGGCGTCGCGGCCCAGTACGAGTCCGAGGTGGTGTACCACCAGATCCGCGAGGACCTGGAGTCCCAGGGCGTCATCTTCGTCGACACCGACACGGGCCTGCGCGAGCACGAGGAGCTGTTCCGGCAGTACTTCGGCACCGTGATCCCGGCCGGGGACAACAAGTTCTCCGCGCTCAACACCGCGGTGTGGAGCGGCGGCTCGTTCATCTACGTTCCGCCTGGCGTGCGCGTCGACATCCCGCTGCAGGCTTACTTCCGGATCAACACCGAGAACATGGGCCAGTTCGAGCGGACGCTGATCGTCGTCGACGAAAACGCGTACGTCCACTACGTCGAGGGCTGCACCGCGCCCATCTACACGTCGGACTCGCTGCACTCGGCCGTGGTGGAGATCATCGTCAAGCCCGGCGGCCGTTGTCGTTACACGACCATCCAGAACTGGTCGAACAACGTCTACAACCTGGTGACCAAGCGGGCCCGCGCCGAGGCCGGCGCCACCATGGAGTGGGTCGACGGCAACATCGGCTCCAAGGTCACCATGAAATACCCCGCCGTCTGGATGACCGGCGAGCACGCCAAGGGCGAGGTGCTGTCGGTGGCGTTCGCGGGCGAGGGCCAGCACCAGGACGCCGGCGCCAAGATGCTGCACCTGGCGCCGAACACGTCGAGCAACATCGTCTCGAAGTCGGTGGCCCGCGGCGGCGGCCGCACCTCCTACCGCGGCCTCGTGCAGGTGAACAAGGGTGCGCACGGGTCGCGTTCCAGCGTGAAATGCGATGCGCTGCTGGTGGACTCGATCAGCCGCAGCGATACCTATCCGTACGTCGACATCCGCGAGGACGACGTCACCATGGGCCACGAGGCCACGGTGTCCAAGGTCAGCGAGAACCAGCTGTTCTACCTGATGAGCCGCGGGCTCACCGAGGAGGAGGCGATGGCCATGGTGGTCCGCGGCTTCGTCGAGCCGATCGCCAAGGAGCTGCCCATGGAGTACGCCCTGGAGCTCAACCGGCTGATCGAGCTGCAGATGGAGGGCTCGGTCGGATGA
- the sufD gene encoding Fe-S cluster assembly protein SufD: MTAAAALNKGELFASFDVDAFEVPSGRDEIWRFTPLRRLRGLHDGSAHATGSARIEVAEREGVRVETVRRGDERLGEAGVPTDRVAAQAFSSFNSATVVTVGRDTRVVEPVGITVAGPGEGAVAYGHLQIRVEELGEVVVVIDHRGSGTYADNLEFVVGDAARLTVVWIADWADDMVHLSAQHAKLGKDAVLRHVTVTLGGEIVRMSATVRFAAPGGDAELLGLYFADAGQHLESRLLVDHAQPNCRSNVLYKGALQGDPASHAPDAHTVWVGDVLIRAAATGTDTFEVNRNLVLTDGARADSVPNLEIETGEIAGAGHASATGRFDDEQLFYLRSRGIPEDQARRLVVRGFFGEIISKIAVPDIRERLTAAIENELAKTESRATAS, from the coding sequence ATGACGGCTGCGGCAGCCCTGAACAAGGGGGAGTTGTTCGCGTCGTTCGACGTGGATGCCTTCGAGGTCCCCAGCGGCCGCGACGAGATCTGGCGGTTCACCCCGCTGCGGCGGCTGCGCGGCCTGCACGACGGTTCCGCACACGCCACCGGCAGCGCGCGCATCGAGGTCGCCGAACGGGAGGGCGTGCGGGTCGAGACGGTGCGGCGTGGCGACGAGCGGCTGGGAGAGGCCGGCGTTCCGACCGACCGTGTTGCGGCGCAAGCGTTTTCGTCGTTCAACTCCGCGACCGTGGTCACCGTCGGCCGTGACACGCGGGTCGTCGAGCCGGTCGGCATCACCGTGGCGGGGCCCGGCGAGGGTGCGGTGGCCTACGGCCACCTGCAGATCCGGGTCGAGGAGCTCGGCGAGGTCGTCGTCGTCATCGACCACCGCGGCAGCGGAACGTACGCCGACAACCTCGAATTCGTCGTCGGCGACGCCGCCCGGCTCACCGTCGTGTGGATCGCGGACTGGGCCGACGACATGGTCCACCTGTCGGCCCAGCACGCCAAGCTCGGCAAGGACGCGGTGCTGCGCCACGTCACCGTGACGCTGGGCGGTGAAATAGTGCGGATGTCGGCCACCGTGCGCTTCGCCGCCCCGGGTGGGGATGCCGAGCTGTTGGGGCTGTACTTCGCCGACGCCGGCCAGCACCTCGAGTCACGGCTGCTGGTCGACCACGCGCAACCGAACTGCCGGTCCAACGTGCTCTACAAGGGTGCGCTGCAAGGGGATCCGGCATCGCATGCCCCCGACGCGCACACCGTCTGGGTGGGCGACGTGCTGATCCGCGCCGCCGCCACCGGTACCGACACCTTCGAGGTCAACCGCAACCTCGTGCTGACCGACGGCGCGCGGGCCGACTCGGTGCCCAACCTCGAGATCGAGACCGGCGAGATCGCCGGGGCCGGGCACGCCAGCGCCACGGGACGTTTCGACGACGAGCAATTGTTCTACCTGCGTTCCCGCGGCATTCCCGAAGACCAGGCCCGCCGGCTGGTGGTGCGCGGCTTCTTCGGTGAGATCATCTCCAAGATCGCGGTGCCGGACATCCGGGAACGCCTCACCGCGGCCATCGAAAACGAGTTGGCGAAGACAGAATCGAGAGCAACAGCGTCATGA
- the sufC gene encoding Fe-S cluster assembly ATPase SufC has translation MTTLEIKDLHVSVEDVNAPEGGREIPILNGVNLTINSGETHAVMGPNGSGKSTLSYAIAGHPKYRVTSGSITLDGQNVLDMSVDERARAGLFLAMQYPVEVPGVSMSNFLRSAATAVRGEPPKLRLWVKEVKAAMSDLGIDPAFAERSVNEGFSGGEKKRHEILQLDLLKPKIAILDETDSGLDVDALRVVSEGVNRYAETEHGGILLITHYTRILRYIRPQFVHVFVGGRIIESGGPELADVLEENGYERFTQAAAGA, from the coding sequence ATGACGACCCTGGAAATTAAAGACCTGCACGTCAGCGTCGAGGACGTGAACGCCCCCGAGGGCGGGCGCGAAATCCCCATCCTCAACGGCGTCAACCTGACGATCAATTCCGGCGAGACCCACGCGGTGATGGGCCCCAACGGGTCCGGCAAGTCGACGTTGTCCTACGCCATCGCCGGACATCCGAAGTACCGGGTGACGTCGGGCTCGATCACGCTGGACGGGCAGAACGTCCTGGACATGAGCGTCGACGAGCGCGCCCGCGCCGGCCTGTTCCTCGCCATGCAGTACCCGGTCGAGGTGCCGGGAGTGTCGATGTCGAACTTCCTGCGCAGCGCCGCCACCGCCGTCCGCGGTGAGCCCCCGAAACTGCGGCTGTGGGTCAAGGAGGTCAAGGCGGCGATGTCCGACCTCGGCATCGACCCGGCGTTCGCCGAACGCAGTGTCAACGAGGGCTTTTCGGGCGGGGAGAAGAAGCGCCACGAGATCCTGCAGCTGGACCTGCTGAAGCCGAAGATCGCGATCCTCGACGAGACCGACTCCGGCCTGGACGTGGACGCGCTGCGCGTGGTCAGCGAGGGCGTCAACCGTTACGCCGAAACCGAGCACGGCGGCATCCTGCTGATCACGCACTACACCCGCATCCTGCGCTACATCCGCCCGCAGTTCGTGCACGTGTTCGTCGGTGGCCGCATCATCGAGTCCGGCGGCCCGGAACTGGCCGACGTGCTGGAAGAGAACGGCTACGAGCGCTTCACGCAAGCCGCCGCGGGGGCGTAG
- a CDS encoding cysteine desulfurase, which yields MSATPVDVDAIRADFPILKRTMRGGKQLAYLDSGATSQRPWQVLDAEREFLVTSNGAVHRGAHQLMEEASDAYEQGRADLAAFVGADTDELVFTKNATEALNLVAYALGDNRFERAVGPGDVIVTTELEHHANLIPWQELARRTGATLRWYGVTDDGRIDLDSLQLDERVKVVAFSHHSNVTGALAPVDELVSRAGTVGALTVLDACQSVPHEPVDFHALGVDFAAFSGHKMLGPNGIGVLYGRRPHLSELPPFLTGGSMIETVTMEAATYAAPPQRFEAGTPMTSQVVGLGAAVRYLGALGMDAVRAHERELTAAALEGLSGIGGVRILGPTSMENRGSPVSFVVEGVHAHDVGQVLDDDGVAVRVGHHCALPLHRRFGLAATARASFAVYNTPDEVERLVAGVRRALDFFGRD from the coding sequence ATGAGCGCGACACCAGTCGACGTCGACGCCATCCGCGCTGACTTTCCCATTCTCAAGCGCACCATGCGCGGCGGGAAGCAGTTGGCATACCTGGATTCCGGCGCGACGTCGCAGCGGCCGTGGCAGGTGCTCGACGCCGAGCGGGAGTTCCTGGTCACCTCCAACGGCGCGGTGCACCGCGGTGCGCACCAGCTGATGGAGGAGGCGAGCGACGCCTACGAGCAGGGCCGCGCCGACCTCGCGGCGTTCGTCGGTGCCGACACCGACGAGTTGGTCTTTACCAAGAACGCCACGGAGGCGCTCAACCTGGTGGCATACGCGCTGGGCGACAACCGGTTCGAGCGCGCCGTCGGGCCCGGCGATGTAATCGTCACCACCGAGCTCGAACACCACGCCAACCTGATCCCGTGGCAGGAGCTCGCCCGGCGGACCGGCGCCACGCTCAGATGGTACGGCGTGACCGACGACGGGCGCATCGACCTCGACTCGCTGCAACTCGACGAGCGCGTGAAAGTCGTTGCCTTCAGCCATCATTCGAACGTCACCGGCGCGCTCGCGCCGGTGGACGAGCTGGTCTCGCGGGCCGGGACGGTGGGCGCGCTGACCGTGCTGGACGCCTGCCAGTCGGTGCCGCACGAGCCGGTCGACTTCCACGCGCTGGGTGTGGACTTCGCGGCGTTCTCCGGGCACAAGATGCTGGGCCCCAACGGGATCGGCGTGCTCTACGGTCGCCGCCCGCACCTGTCTGAGCTGCCGCCGTTCCTCACCGGCGGGTCGATGATCGAGACGGTCACCATGGAGGCCGCCACCTACGCGGCGCCGCCGCAGCGGTTCGAGGCCGGCACGCCGATGACCTCGCAGGTGGTCGGGCTCGGGGCGGCTGTGCGCTACCTCGGCGCGCTCGGCATGGACGCCGTCCGCGCCCACGAACGCGAGCTGACCGCGGCCGCCCTCGAGGGACTGTCCGGCATCGGAGGCGTGCGCATCCTCGGCCCGACGTCGATGGAGAATCGCGGCTCGCCGGTCTCGTTCGTGGTCGAGGGCGTGCACGCGCACGACGTCGGGCAGGTGCTCGACGACGACGGCGTCGCGGTGCGCGTCGGGCATCACTGCGCGTTGCCGCTGCACCGCAGGTTCGGGCTGGCGGCCACCGCGCGGGCGTCGTTCGCGGTGTACAACACCCCCGACGAGGTGGAGCGACTGGTGGCCGGCGTGCGGCGCGCGCTGGATTTCTTCGGGAGAGACTGA
- the sufU gene encoding Fe-S cluster assembly sulfur transfer protein SufU — protein sequence MTLRLEQMYQDVILDHYKHPQHRGLREPFAAQVHHVNPVCGDEVTLRVALSDDGERVADVSYDGQGCSISQAATSVLTQQVIGHSVTEALETVAAFTEMVSSRGTVEGDEDVLGDGVAFSGVAKYPARVKCALLGWMAFKDALARASAEKHALAPASEAFEEVTDERDRRTG from the coding sequence CTGACGTTGCGCCTGGAACAGATGTATCAGGACGTGATCCTCGATCACTACAAGCATCCGCAGCACCGCGGGTTGCGGGAGCCGTTCGCCGCGCAGGTGCATCACGTCAACCCCGTCTGCGGCGATGAGGTCACCCTGCGGGTCGCGCTCTCCGACGACGGCGAGCGCGTCGCCGACGTCTCGTACGACGGGCAGGGCTGCTCGATCAGCCAGGCGGCCACGTCGGTGCTCACCCAGCAGGTGATCGGCCACAGCGTGACCGAGGCGCTCGAGACCGTCGCCGCCTTCACCGAGATGGTCTCCTCGCGCGGCACCGTCGAGGGCGACGAGGACGTGCTCGGTGACGGGGTCGCGTTCTCGGGCGTGGCCAAATACCCGGCGCGGGTGAAGTGCGCGCTGCTGGGGTGGATGGCGTTCAAAGATGCGCTGGCCCGGGCCAGCGCGGAAAAACACGCGCTGGCGCCGGCCAGCGAGGCTTTCGAGGAGGTTACCGATGAGCGAGACCGCCGCACCGGATGA
- a CDS encoding metal-sulfur cluster assembly factor has translation MSETAAPDEELLADVEEAMRDVVDPELGINVVDLGLVYGMNLEEGDDGTVALIDMTLTSAACPLTDVIEDQSRSALVGSGLVDDLRINWVWNPPWGPDKITEDGREQLRALGFTV, from the coding sequence ATGAGCGAGACCGCCGCACCGGATGAGGAACTGCTCGCCGACGTCGAGGAGGCGATGCGCGACGTGGTCGACCCCGAGCTGGGCATCAACGTGGTCGACCTGGGGCTGGTCTACGGCATGAACCTCGAGGAGGGCGACGACGGCACCGTCGCCCTGATCGACATGACGTTGACGTCGGCGGCCTGCCCGCTGACCGACGTCATCGAGGACCAGTCGCGCAGCGCGCTGGTGGGCAGCGGCCTGGTCGACGACCTGCGGATCAACTGGGTGTGGAACCCGCCGTGGGGCCCGGACAAGATCACCGAGGACGGCCGGGAGCAACTGCGCGCCTTGGGGTTCACGGTCTGA
- a CDS encoding DUF5666 domain-containing protein yields MSATPRLTRFAILTVAGATALSVAACGSSNNASQTSTSTSTSTVTSTTTAPAPAQGEAKVSGLIASVAGNSIQVTKQDNTNATVNFTSTTKITEVAPATLSDVTSGSCVTVRPTKEQAQGQPVTAASVRLSPSVNGTCPQPKAGPGASTAPPSGPPSPGPAQPKPLQGSVASVSGNTITVAGADGSGNTTQTAVTVDDKTKYSKLATATPDTITQGKCVTARGTTENGGALQATSINVRAAVEGKCGKPQGH; encoded by the coding sequence ATGTCCGCCACCCCTCGGCTCACCCGGTTCGCCATCCTGACCGTTGCGGGCGCCACCGCGTTGTCTGTCGCCGCCTGCGGCTCGTCGAACAATGCGAGCCAGACCTCCACGTCCACCTCGACCTCGACGGTGACCTCCACCACCACGGCGCCGGCGCCGGCCCAAGGCGAGGCGAAGGTCAGCGGCCTGATCGCGTCGGTGGCCGGCAACTCGATCCAGGTCACCAAGCAGGACAACACCAACGCCACTGTGAACTTCACCTCGACGACCAAGATCACCGAGGTCGCCCCCGCCACGCTGAGCGACGTCACCTCGGGCAGCTGCGTCACCGTGCGGCCCACCAAGGAGCAGGCCCAGGGGCAACCGGTCACCGCCGCGTCGGTCCGGCTCAGCCCGTCGGTCAACGGCACCTGTCCGCAGCCCAAGGCCGGCCCGGGCGCCAGCACCGCGCCGCCGTCGGGCCCGCCGTCGCCGGGGCCCGCGCAGCCCAAGCCGCTGCAGGGCTCGGTGGCCTCGGTGTCGGGTAACACGATCACCGTCGCGGGCGCCGACGGCAGCGGCAACACCACACAGACCGCCGTGACGGTCGACGACAAGACCAAGTACTCCAAGCTGGCCACCGCCACTCCCGACACGATCACGCAGGGCAAGTGCGTGACGGCGCGCGGCACGACGGAGAACGGCGGCGCGCTGCAGGCGACGTCGATCAACGTGCGGGCGGCGGTCGAGGGCAAATGCGGGAAGCCGCAGGGCCACTGA
- a CDS encoding acyl-CoA dehydrogenase, with product MGHYIANVRDLEFNLFEVLEVGAVLGSGPYSDLDEDTVRTILAEAARLAEGPVAESFAFADRNPPVFDPATHTISVAPELAKTVEAIKEAGWWRLMLDEEIGGMSAPPPLAWGVNEMIICANPSANFFCLGPLMAQALFVEGNEEQRRWAAEGVERGWAATMVLTEPDAGSDVGAGRAKAVEQADGTWHIEGVKRFISGGDVGDTAENIFHLVLARPEGAGPGTKGLSLFYVPNYLFDPETFELGSRNGVFVTGLEHKMGIKSSPTCELTFGATDVPAVGYLVGGVHNGIAQMFTVIEHARMTIGVKAAGTLSTGYLNALAFAKERVQGADMTQMSDKTAPRVTIMHHPDVRRSLMTQKAYAEGLRALYMYAAAHQDDAVAQHVSGADHEMAHRIDDLLLPIVKGVSSERAYEVLTESLQTLGGSGFLMDYPLEQYIRDSKIDSLYEGTTAIQALDFFFRKIVRDRGAALQFLTGQISRTIDTCDEALKPQAQAVQTALDDVTAMTAALTGYLMSAGQQPTDIYRVGLASVRYLLAVGDLLIGWRLLVQAGVAHAALGDSPSQKDEHFYRGKVATATFFAKNMLPRLAGLRVVLESIDDDIMRVSEDAF from the coding sequence TTGGGCCACTACATCGCTAACGTCCGCGACCTCGAGTTCAACTTGTTCGAGGTGCTCGAGGTGGGCGCCGTCCTCGGCAGCGGGCCCTACAGCGACCTCGACGAGGACACGGTCCGCACGATATTGGCCGAGGCCGCCCGCCTCGCCGAAGGACCGGTCGCGGAGTCCTTCGCCTTCGCCGACCGCAACCCGCCGGTGTTCGACCCGGCCACCCACACCATCAGCGTGGCGCCGGAATTGGCCAAGACGGTGGAGGCGATCAAGGAAGCCGGCTGGTGGCGACTGATGCTCGACGAGGAGATCGGCGGCATGTCCGCGCCGCCGCCGCTGGCGTGGGGGGTCAATGAAATGATCATCTGCGCCAACCCTTCTGCCAACTTCTTCTGCCTCGGTCCCTTAATGGCCCAGGCGCTGTTCGTCGAGGGCAACGAGGAGCAGCGGCGCTGGGCCGCCGAAGGCGTGGAGCGCGGCTGGGCGGCCACCATGGTGCTGACCGAGCCCGACGCGGGCTCCGACGTGGGCGCGGGCCGCGCCAAGGCCGTCGAACAAGCCGACGGCACCTGGCACATCGAGGGCGTCAAGCGCTTCATCTCCGGCGGAGACGTGGGCGACACCGCCGAGAACATCTTCCACCTGGTGCTGGCCCGCCCCGAGGGCGCCGGGCCCGGCACCAAGGGGCTGAGCCTGTTCTACGTGCCCAACTACCTCTTCGACCCCGAGACGTTCGAACTCGGTTCCCGCAACGGCGTTTTCGTGACCGGCCTGGAACACAAGATGGGCATCAAGTCCTCGCCCACGTGCGAATTGACCTTCGGCGCAACGGATGTCCCCGCGGTCGGGTATCTGGTCGGCGGGGTGCACAACGGAATCGCCCAGATGTTCACCGTGATCGAGCACGCGCGCATGACGATCGGGGTCAAGGCCGCCGGCACGCTGTCCACCGGCTACTTGAACGCGCTGGCCTTCGCCAAGGAGCGGGTGCAGGGCGCGGACATGACCCAGATGTCGGACAAGACCGCGCCGCGCGTCACGATCATGCATCACCCCGACGTGCGCCGCAGCCTGATGACCCAAAAGGCGTACGCCGAGGGCCTGCGCGCGCTGTACATGTATGCCGCCGCGCATCAGGACGACGCTGTGGCGCAACATGTCTCGGGTGCCGACCACGAGATGGCGCACCGCATCGACGACCTGCTGCTGCCCATAGTCAAGGGGGTGAGCTCGGAACGGGCATACGAAGTTCTCACCGAATCGCTGCAGACGCTGGGCGGCTCGGGATTTTTGATGGACTACCCGCTCGAGCAGTACATCCGCGACTCCAAGATCGACTCGCTGTACGAGGGCACCACCGCGATCCAGGCGCTGGACTTCTTCTTTCGCAAGATCGTTCGCGACCGCGGCGCGGCCCTGCAGTTCCTGACGGGCCAGATCAGCCGGACCATCGACACCTGCGACGAGGCGCTCAAACCGCAGGCGCAGGCGGTGCAGACCGCGCTCGACGACGTCACGGCGATGACGGCCGCCCTGACCGGCTACCTGATGTCGGCCGGGCAACAGCCCACCGACATCTACCGGGTGGGGCTGGCGTCGGTGCGTTACCTGCTCGCCGTCGGCGACCTGCTCATCGGGTGGCGGCTGCTGGTGCAGGCCGGGGTCGCGCACGCCGCACTCGGCGACTCGCCGTCGCAGAAGGACGAGCACTTCTACCGGGGCAAGGTCGCGACCGCGACGTTCTTCGCCAAGAACATGCTGCCCCGGCTGGCCGGCCTGCGGGTTGTGCTCGAGTCGATCGACGACGACATCATGCGCGTCTCCGAAGACGCCTTCTGA